The region AGAAGTTGCTCGGTTCGGCGATAGTTGGCTGAGTCATGACCCACCCCTTTCTCTATACGAGACTCCGAGAATTATGCGTGGCTGCGCGTGGAGTCTATGTGTGATTATGCCAAATTTATATGCATAAGTCAAGAGACACCTTAGGCAATTATCCCATTGAAGCAAGTGACTAATAAATAACTTATGCTATACTAATATTAATAGCCAATTTCGAAATCCGGTAAACTTACGCGTACGGCGCGGCGAAATGGATAAGTCCATTAACATCGCCGCGTTTTTGTTTTAACAAACAATACGCCAGCGTAACTCAAAGGATAGAGCGCGTGATTGGCTTTCGCGTCGATGTCGGTTCGAGTCCGACCGCTGGCACCACTACTAACTAGTGGCATTGCTATAAAAACGTAAGAGACCCTCTAGGGTCTCCGCGTGATTGGCTGTCTGTATTTTAGCACAGTCAGTTTTGTGATGTCTATAAAGTACTTGCAAAATATAATGTTTAATTATATAATACAATTCTATAAGCTGTCTAGACTTATGAAATATACTGTAAAACAATTACAGGCGGATTTTCCTGATGATGACACATGTCTTGAATGGCTAGTTGCGTACTTATACCCAAACGGAATAATCTGCCCCAAGTGCGATACAATTACCAAGCACTACCGAGTATCTGGTAGGCGTTCGTATTGTTGCTCGAAATGCGGCAACCATCTATATCCGCTTGCTAATACGATATTTCATAGGTCACGCACGCCTCTTACTGACTGGTTTCACGCTATTTACATAATGAGTACAAATAAGGCTGGTACGAGTGCAAGGCAAATTGAGCGTGAGATTGGTGTCACCTATAAAACAGCATGGCGGATGATGCACCAAATTCGCTCAATGATGGGTAATAAAGACACTGAACTAGCCAATGACGTAGAAGTAGATGAAACATATATACACCCTAATGTATTTAAGCGTTCATCTGCTCAAAAACGGTATGGTCGTGATGCGCGGCGCACGGGCGAAATTCTATTCGGTGCCGTTGAGCGCAACGGTGAGGTGAAGATATGGCATGTTAAATCATCTGGCGTTCGTGTATTACAACCTTTGATACTTACAAACGTTAAAGATGGAGCTACAGTACATAGCGACGGTCACAAATCATATACGTCATTACCTAAATATGGATATGATCATCGTACTACTAATCACGGAATCGGTGAGTATTATACGGAGTATTCTTATACGCAAAACATTGAAAACGTATGGTCACATATTAAACGTGGCATTAAAGGTGTATATCGACATGTCGGGGCTAGGTATGTTCAGTTATACGCAAACGAGTATGCATGGCGATATAACCACCGCCAGCACAAGGTGTTGTTTTGGTACTTGCTGGCAGATATTATTTATCCGCAGTCTTGCGCTTTTTCGCGGCAGCAGCAGGTTGCTTCTTACGCGCTACCTGCTTCAGGATATCGAAAAACTGTTTCTTAGTTGGTTCTTTTTTCTTTACGTTAGCCATTATCTTTATTATACCCTATGCATGCCAATAGTGATTTGGGCTAAGTGAGTAATACGGAATAGTAAACAAACCTACGCCGACAAAACAAAGAAAAATATGTTTGATTATGCTGTGACCTTTTTGTTGTCGAGTATAAAGCGCCTTATCTTTGCCTCGTAGGTTGTCGTTATTTTGCTTTTGATTGTCCATAAGAGCCTCCATTCTTTCTATTAAAAGGACAGCCATCGCTGGCTGTCTAGACCCACAACAAGGGTTTATCCCTATTGCTTTTAGCAAATGGCTGCCCATTTTCGGGATAAAAAATGAGCCTCGCTGTGAGTCTAGACAATGTAATTATAACATATAACAAATGCACATGGTTAGACTGTCGATGTGCTGTATAATGAATATATGAAAGCAACAAAACAAACAAAGTCATTAATAAAATATTTAGTATTTAGTATGAATCTACCTACAATTACGAGCATTACAAAGATGCTTTATCTTATTGATCTGGCGTCAGTAGCTTCTACTGGAGAACAGACCACAGATTTTAAATTTATTCGATATTACTACGGTCCATACGACAAAGATATACGTATAATAATAGACGATATGACAGCAAAAAAAGAATTAGATGCTGACGTTAGGTACTTATCTAATGGGGAGCCGTTTTTAGTCTATAAAATGCCTAATGGAACTGCTAGTTTCGCTTACGAAGGTGCTAATGAACAGATTGTGAGAGACTTAGTAGATAGCTTAGGTAATTTATCCCCGAAAAGTCTTACTGAACTTGCATATAAAACAAAACCAATGACCAGATTGGGCGCTACCCTTGGCGGTAACGAACATCTAAATGAGCAGCTTGTATTAACGGAGGTGTAATGGATATACCATCTGGTATATATAGTTCTTTTAGTGATAAGTTCTTAGTGGAGAGCCTTGTTAAAAAGAAAAATATATACAACGACATCCATTCAGTAAATACTAATAATACATCTCAGCAAAAATCAAAATTTAAATTGTGTATTAGTTTATCAGAAACAGCCGACCGGATTATTGATGGAAAAATTTTTGGAATCTCTTGTTCATATTCAGACTGGCACGATAAAGTTAATCATATCAAAGTCTGCCAAAATGATTACAAAATTTGCCATTCTCCAGTATTAAAATCTGGGCAGAGTGTATATCTTCCACAGGATATGGAGGTGCTGTCATATAAAGAAATAAGAGCAAAGATAGAGGATCGGTCAAATAGATTTAAGCATAAAGCAATATTGTCGAGTAATAAATATGAGAAAATTAGAAAAATGTTTACAAATCATTTACGTTTTTGTGAGAACACGAGCGATAGCGTAAATGCAATTAAGTCCCTGATTAGTGAAACGCCAGATCTTAAGCCATTAAAATC is a window of Candidatus Saccharimonadaceae bacterium ML1 DNA encoding:
- a CDS encoding DUF4065 domain-containing protein; its protein translation is MLYNEYMKATKQTKSLIKYLVFSMNLPTITSITKMLYLIDLASVASTGEQTTDFKFIRYYYGPYDKDIRIIIDDMTAKKELDADVRYLSNGEPFLVYKMPNGTASFAYEGANEQIVRDLVDSLGNLSPKSLTELAYKTKPMTRLGATLGGNEHLNEQLVLTEV
- a CDS encoding IS1595 family transposase ISSpo3; this translates as MKYTVKQLQADFPDDDTCLEWLVAYLYPNGIICPKCDTITKHYRVSGRRSYCCSKCGNHLYPLANTIFHRSRTPLTDWFHAIYIMSTNKAGTSARQIEREIGVTYKTAWRMMHQIRSMMGNKDTELANDVEVDETYIHPNVFKRSSAQKRYGRDARRTGEILFGAVERNGEVKIWHVKSSGVRVLQPLILTNVKDGATVHSDGHKSYTSLPKYGYDHRTTNHGIGEYYTEYSYTQNIENVWSHIKRGIKGVYRHVGARYVQLYANEYAWRYNHRQHKVLFWYLLADIIYPQSCAFSRQQQVASYALPASGYRKTVS